A section of the Mycolicibacterium anyangense genome encodes:
- a CDS encoding alpha/beta fold hydrolase: protein MRDRRVLAAVGVGTAALTALLTGCAPWLAANPQFASNSAHNPGGGPTTAKPAGGPPDIAAPKKDLTGWKDCTSKVFGDAGMPALPGVILECTNYDADLDSIAGATGTISVGVVRARSVQTPPDAGPVVFTTGTDIPSSMQLPVWLSRSGTDVLKTHPIVSVDRRGIGLSSAVDCRDAFDRQEMRDQAQFESGDDPVANLGAITMTATTGCTDAIAPGDSAYDNARAAEDLERLRSNWDVPALAIVGVGNGAQIALAYAGSHPDKVARLVLDSPVPPGISAEAEAEDQVKSQQGALDAFAAQCVAVNCALGPDPKAAVDALLSAARAGRGPGGVSVAVLANAIVTALGYPSGDRIGSTVNLANTLAAARNGDTNALNSLITQAQGTRDSDGQFVNSCSDALNRPTPDRVRELVVAWGKLYPQFGTVGALNLVKCLNWPSGAAPKEPKNLKVNVLLMGVQNDPIAGGQGVPASAATIINAGAASKRVMWQGIGHGASIYSACALPPMMSYIDTGKMPPTDTYCPA, encoded by the coding sequence ATGCGTGATCGCCGGGTGCTCGCCGCGGTCGGCGTCGGGACCGCGGCGCTGACGGCTCTGTTGACCGGGTGCGCCCCATGGCTGGCTGCCAACCCGCAGTTCGCCAGCAACTCGGCGCACAACCCCGGCGGCGGTCCCACCACCGCCAAGCCCGCTGGTGGGCCGCCCGATATCGCGGCCCCCAAGAAAGATCTGACGGGGTGGAAGGACTGCACGTCGAAGGTGTTCGGCGATGCCGGCATGCCCGCCCTGCCCGGGGTAATCCTGGAATGCACCAACTACGACGCCGACCTCGACTCGATCGCCGGGGCCACCGGGACGATCAGCGTCGGCGTGGTGCGCGCCCGTTCGGTCCAGACCCCGCCCGACGCCGGACCGGTGGTGTTCACCACGGGCACCGACATTCCGTCGTCGATGCAATTACCGGTGTGGCTGAGCCGTTCGGGAACAGACGTCCTCAAGACGCATCCGATCGTGTCGGTGGACCGCCGCGGTATCGGGCTGTCGAGCGCGGTGGACTGCCGCGACGCGTTCGACCGCCAGGAGATGCGCGACCAGGCGCAGTTCGAATCCGGCGACGACCCGGTGGCCAACCTCGGCGCGATCACCATGACCGCCACCACCGGCTGCACCGACGCCATCGCGCCCGGCGACTCGGCCTATGACAACGCCCGCGCCGCCGAGGACCTCGAGCGGCTGCGCAGCAACTGGGACGTCCCGGCGCTGGCGATCGTGGGCGTGGGCAACGGCGCGCAGATCGCGCTGGCCTATGCCGGGTCGCATCCGGACAAGGTGGCCCGACTGGTGCTCGACTCCCCCGTCCCGCCCGGGATCAGCGCGGAGGCCGAAGCCGAAGACCAGGTCAAGAGTCAGCAGGGCGCTCTCGACGCGTTCGCCGCTCAGTGCGTCGCCGTCAACTGCGCCCTGGGCCCCGACCCCAAGGCCGCCGTCGATGCGCTGCTGTCGGCCGCCAGGGCCGGACGCGGCCCCGGTGGGGTGTCGGTGGCGGTGCTGGCCAACGCGATCGTGACCGCGCTGGGTTACCCGAGCGGGGATCGGATCGGCAGCACCGTCAACCTCGCCAACACGCTCGCCGCGGCACGCAACGGCGATACCAACGCGCTCAACAGCCTGATCACCCAGGCGCAGGGGACGCGGGATTCCGACGGCCAGTTCGTCAACTCCTGCAGTGATGCGCTGAACCGGCCCACCCCCGACCGGGTGCGCGAACTCGTGGTCGCCTGGGGCAAGCTCTACCCCCAGTTCGGCACCGTCGGCGCGCTCAACCTGGTCAAGTGCCTGAACTGGCCCAGCGGCGCGGCTCCGAAGGAACCGAAGAACCTGAAGGTCAACGTGCTGCTGATGGGTGTGCAGAACGATCCGATCGCCGGCGGCCAGGGTGTGCCGGCCTCCGCGGCCACCATCATCAACGCCGGCGCGGCCAGCAAGCGGGTGATGTGGCAGGGCATCGGCCATGGCGCCAGCATCTACTCGGCCTGCGCGCTGCCCCCGATGATGAGCTACATCGACACCGGCAAGATGCCGCCCACCGACACCTACTGCCCCGCCTGA
- a CDS encoding pyrimidine reductase family protein, translated as MPDGTYFTLLGPAGPVDDDGLYALYGYPADGAPCVRGNMIASLDGGATTDGTSGGLGGAGDRRLFNVLRELADVIVVGAGTARSENYSGAQMTVAQRRNRQHRGQTEIPPIALVTRSGRLDHDLPVLTRTEVPPLVLTCTDAAETSRSLLGSAAEVIACSSDDPAEVDPAVAVAALADRGLPRILCEGGPSLMGTFLAAGLLDEMCLTSAPVLVGGDGPRITAGAAQALTRMQRTHLISDAEGYIYGRYTRVR; from the coding sequence ATGCCGGATGGGACGTACTTCACACTGCTGGGCCCCGCGGGCCCCGTGGACGACGACGGGCTCTATGCGCTCTATGGCTATCCCGCCGATGGGGCGCCCTGCGTCCGCGGCAACATGATCGCCAGCCTCGACGGCGGAGCCACTACCGACGGCACGTCCGGCGGCTTGGGCGGAGCCGGTGACCGGCGGCTGTTCAACGTGCTGCGCGAGCTGGCCGACGTGATCGTCGTCGGAGCCGGCACCGCGCGCAGCGAGAACTACTCCGGCGCGCAGATGACCGTCGCGCAGCGGCGCAACCGTCAGCACCGCGGCCAGACCGAGATCCCACCGATCGCCCTGGTGACCCGCTCCGGGCGGCTGGACCACGACCTGCCGGTGCTCACCCGGACCGAAGTGCCGCCGCTGGTGCTCACGTGCACCGATGCCGCCGAGACGTCCCGTTCGCTGCTGGGTTCGGCCGCCGAGGTGATCGCCTGCTCCTCGGACGACCCGGCCGAAGTCGACCCGGCGGTCGCGGTGGCCGCGCTGGCCGACCGGGGTCTGCCCCGGATTCTGTGCGAAGGCGGTCCCAGCCTGATGGGCACATTCCTGGCGGCGGGACTCCTAGATGAGATGTGCCTGACCAGCGCCCCGGTGCTGGTGGGCGGCGACGGACCCCGCATCACCGCCGGGGCGGCGCAGGCGTTGACCCGGATGCAGCGCACCCATCTGATCTCCGATGCCGAGGGTTACATCTACGGCCGATACACGCGCGTGCGCTGA
- the zapE gene encoding cell division protein ZapE translates to MSSIPTRRYSASMQSRTAEANSVPGLDHLVDRHPTVSPERLIAQLVPPPTFADVTFDTYRPDPAEPTQAAALETCRAFCVQAHQRRAGKKKMFGKRETVPGVGIYLDGGFGVGKTHLLASTYRQLADSAEHPRAFATFGELTQLAGVFGFVECIDLLADYVVLCIDEFELDDPGNTTLISRMLSQLVERGVSIAATSNTLPEQLGEGRFAAQDFLREINTLASIFTTVRIEGPDYRHRGLPPAPDPLSDDEVASGAAGTPGATIDDFDALCAHLATMHPSRYLTLIEGVTAVYITGVHPLDDQNVALRLVALTDRLYDAGIPVVASGAKLDTLFSEEMLAGGYRKKYLRATSRLLALSRQGGL, encoded by the coding sequence ATGTCATCGATTCCAACACGTCGCTACAGTGCGTCCATGCAAAGCCGCACAGCCGAAGCCAATTCGGTACCGGGGCTTGACCATCTCGTCGACCGGCATCCGACGGTTTCGCCGGAGCGTCTGATCGCCCAACTGGTTCCGCCGCCCACCTTCGCCGACGTCACCTTCGACACCTACCGGCCCGACCCCGCCGAGCCAACCCAGGCCGCCGCGCTGGAGACCTGCCGGGCGTTCTGTGTGCAGGCGCACCAGCGGCGGGCCGGCAAGAAGAAGATGTTCGGCAAGCGCGAGACGGTGCCGGGGGTGGGGATCTATCTGGACGGTGGGTTCGGGGTCGGCAAGACCCACCTGCTGGCGTCGACGTACCGGCAACTGGCGGATTCGGCCGAACATCCCAGGGCGTTTGCCACTTTCGGTGAGCTCACCCAGCTGGCCGGGGTGTTCGGCTTCGTCGAGTGCATCGACCTGCTGGCCGACTATGTGGTGCTGTGCATCGACGAGTTCGAGCTCGACGATCCCGGTAACACCACACTGATCTCGCGGATGCTCTCCCAATTGGTCGAGCGCGGCGTGTCGATCGCGGCCACGTCGAACACGCTGCCCGAACAACTGGGTGAGGGCAGATTCGCCGCCCAGGATTTCTTGCGTGAGATCAACACGCTGGCAAGCATTTTCACCACCGTTCGCATCGAAGGTCCGGACTATCGGCACCGCGGCCTGCCGCCGGCGCCCGACCCGCTCTCCGATGACGAGGTGGCCTCGGGAGCGGCCGGCACCCCGGGTGCCACCATCGACGACTTCGACGCGCTGTGCGCCCACCTGGCCACCATGCATCCCTCCCGCTACCTGACGCTCATCGAGGGTGTGACTGCGGTCTACATCACCGGCGTGCATCCGCTGGACGACCAGAACGTCGCGCTGCGTCTGGTGGCGCTCACCGACCGACTCTACGACGCCGGCATTCCGGTGGTGGCGTCCGGCGCGAAGCTCGACACGTTGTTCTCCGAGGAGATGCTTGCCGGGGGCTACCGCAAAAAGTATCTGCGTGCCACCTCGCGGCTGCTGGCGCTCAGCCGCCAGGGTGGTCTGTGA
- a CDS encoding TetR/AcrR family transcriptional regulator: MRTSRELAASEGTRVPPVTRQRSSGRLDRSRDVAILNATVAVLAESGYAATNMNDIAARAGVGKAAIYRRWSSKAALVTDALVYWRPELLDDEPPDTGSLRGDLDLLVTRVARNDDDIITNELIMQVALEAGRDTELSAALEDLLLGKGTRKISALFERAVERGEIPPGLDLPMIAGSLTAMALHRVINGLRVDAPFVRKVIDTLILPALGLD, translated from the coding sequence ATGCGTACGAGCCGTGAGCTGGCCGCCTCGGAGGGGACCAGAGTCCCCCCGGTGACCCGGCAGCGCAGCAGCGGCAGACTAGACCGCTCACGCGATGTCGCGATCCTCAATGCGACGGTGGCGGTACTCGCCGAATCGGGATACGCGGCCACCAACATGAACGACATCGCCGCACGGGCTGGAGTGGGAAAAGCCGCGATCTACCGGCGGTGGTCGTCGAAGGCCGCGCTGGTCACCGATGCGCTGGTGTACTGGCGACCTGAACTTCTCGACGACGAACCACCGGACACCGGCAGCCTGCGCGGGGACCTGGACCTGCTCGTGACACGTGTCGCCCGCAATGACGACGACATCATCACCAACGAACTGATCATGCAGGTGGCCCTGGAAGCCGGCCGAGACACCGAACTGAGCGCGGCGCTCGAGGATCTCTTGCTGGGCAAGGGAACCCGCAAGATCTCGGCGTTGTTTGAGCGGGCCGTCGAGCGCGGGGAGATCCCGCCCGGACTCGACCTACCGATGATCGCAGGTTCACTCACTGCGATGGCCCTTCACCGTGTCATCAACGGACTCCGGGTCGACGCACCGTTCGTCCGCAAGGTCATCGACACCCTGATCCTGCCCGCGCTCGGACTGGACTGA
- a CDS encoding MMPL/RND family transporter yields the protein MSTSHAQPHRPLVPRLVRIFALPIIAFWVLLAVGFAVVAPSLPEVADAHSANLAPTNSPAYIGMLRIGKVFQQFDSDSSAMVVIEGQDKLGDSAHQYYNQIVAKLTADTAHIENVQDFWGDPLTAAGAQSADGKAAYVQVFLRGAQGTNLSHESVAAVRSIVDSVPAPPGVKAYVGGNTVIVADTSIAGKKSMGLMAGLSILVILVMLLIVYRSVITTIVALLILGIELFAAQGLVAFVGDKNIIGLTPYAESMVTMLAIAAGTDYIIFLIGRYHEERSKGLDREEAFYTSYAGVSHVILGSGLTIVGALLCLKMTTLPYFNSMSVPCAVSLLAIVAAALTLAPAVLAVLSRFGLLDPKREPSTRGWRKVGTVVVRWPVPIIVVTGVIAIIGFVSLLTYVPQYNDAKFTPADMPSNIAQAAAERHFSKARMNPELLMLEADHDLRNPADMLVIDRVAKAVFHLHGIERVQTITRPLGAPIEHSSIPFQIAMQNAGTLQTAKIQSDNTAQMLEQADEMSKTIASMEHMYDLMTQLNTTTHDMVGRTHEMADTTNDLRDKIADFDDFFRPMRNYFYWEPHCFDIPVCQSIRSVFDSLDGVDTLADQIGGLTGDLDQMDKLMPQLVATLPPTIQSMKTMRDFMLSTHSTMAGIQAHQQELAEGSTLMGQYFDEAKNDDSFYLPPDVFKNPDFQRGMKMFMSPDGKAVRIIITHQGDPASVQGIEHVAGIKDTVADALKGTPLENARVSLAGTAAMYADMQRGANNDLAVACLSAMILIFAIMLLITRSVVAALVIVGTVAASLGTACGLSVLLWQDILGLGVQWIVIPLAVVILLAVGSDYNLLVVSRLREEIHAGLNTGIIRGMGATGRVVTSAGLVFAFTMMSMVVSDLRVVGQIGMTIGIGLLVDTLIVRSFMTPSIAAALGRWFWWPLNTYKITHPQPAPPKSTDDPETEPVAVAPAE from the coding sequence ATGAGCACATCTCACGCCCAGCCCCACCGTCCGTTGGTGCCGCGACTGGTCCGCATCTTCGCACTGCCGATCATCGCCTTCTGGGTGCTGTTGGCGGTCGGCTTTGCCGTTGTCGCGCCAAGCTTGCCGGAAGTAGCCGACGCGCACTCTGCCAACCTGGCGCCGACGAACTCACCGGCCTATATCGGCATGCTGCGCATCGGCAAGGTGTTCCAGCAGTTCGACTCCGATTCCTCGGCGATGGTCGTCATCGAGGGCCAGGACAAACTTGGCGACAGCGCACATCAGTATTACAACCAGATCGTCGCCAAGCTCACCGCAGACACCGCACACATCGAGAATGTCCAGGACTTCTGGGGAGATCCGCTCACTGCGGCCGGCGCGCAGAGCGCCGACGGGAAAGCTGCCTACGTCCAGGTGTTTCTACGGGGGGCTCAGGGCACCAATCTGAGCCACGAATCCGTTGCAGCGGTGCGCAGTATCGTCGATTCGGTGCCGGCGCCTCCCGGGGTCAAGGCTTACGTGGGTGGCAATACCGTGATCGTCGCCGACACCAGCATCGCCGGCAAGAAGAGCATGGGCCTGATGGCCGGCCTGTCGATCCTGGTCATCCTGGTGATGCTGCTGATCGTCTATCGCTCGGTGATCACCACGATCGTCGCCCTGCTCATACTCGGAATTGAACTGTTTGCCGCACAAGGATTGGTGGCCTTCGTCGGCGACAAGAACATCATCGGGCTCACGCCGTACGCCGAGAGCATGGTGACCATGCTGGCCATCGCGGCCGGCACCGACTACATCATCTTCCTGATCGGCCGCTACCACGAAGAGCGATCCAAGGGGCTTGATCGCGAGGAGGCCTTCTACACCTCTTATGCAGGCGTATCGCATGTCATCCTGGGCTCCGGGCTGACCATCGTCGGCGCATTGCTGTGCTTGAAGATGACAACCCTGCCGTACTTCAATTCAATGTCGGTACCTTGTGCTGTCTCACTTTTGGCCATTGTGGCCGCGGCACTGACGCTCGCACCAGCGGTTCTGGCCGTGCTGTCGCGCTTCGGGTTGCTCGATCCCAAACGAGAACCGTCCACCCGCGGGTGGCGCAAGGTGGGCACCGTCGTCGTGCGTTGGCCCGTTCCCATCATCGTCGTCACTGGAGTCATCGCGATCATCGGTTTCGTGAGCCTGTTGACCTACGTTCCGCAATACAACGACGCGAAGTTCACGCCCGCGGACATGCCATCCAATATCGCCCAGGCCGCGGCCGAACGGCACTTCTCCAAGGCACGTATGAACCCCGAATTGTTGATGCTGGAGGCCGACCACGATCTGCGAAATCCGGCCGACATGCTGGTCATCGATCGCGTGGCGAAGGCGGTTTTCCACTTGCACGGTATCGAACGGGTACAGACCATCACCCGACCGCTGGGCGCGCCGATCGAGCACAGTTCGATCCCGTTCCAGATCGCCATGCAGAACGCGGGAACGCTGCAAACGGCAAAGATTCAGAGTGACAACACCGCGCAGATGCTCGAACAGGCTGACGAGATGAGCAAGACCATCGCCAGCATGGAACACATGTATGACCTGATGACGCAGCTCAACACCACCACGCACGACATGGTGGGTCGCACCCACGAGATGGCCGATACCACCAACGATCTGCGCGACAAGATCGCTGATTTCGACGATTTCTTCCGGCCGATGCGTAACTACTTCTATTGGGAACCGCATTGCTTCGACATCCCGGTTTGCCAGTCGATCAGGTCCGTGTTCGACTCCCTGGACGGCGTCGACACCCTAGCCGACCAGATCGGTGGCCTGACCGGTGACCTGGATCAGATGGACAAGTTGATGCCCCAGCTGGTCGCGACGTTGCCACCGACGATCCAGTCGATGAAGACGATGCGTGATTTCATGCTGTCCACGCACAGCACCATGGCCGGAATCCAAGCCCACCAACAAGAACTGGCAGAAGGGTCCACGCTGATGGGCCAATACTTCGACGAGGCCAAGAACGACGACTCGTTCTACCTACCACCGGATGTGTTCAAGAACCCCGACTTCCAGCGCGGCATGAAGATGTTCATGTCCCCGGATGGCAAAGCCGTGCGGATCATCATCACCCACCAGGGCGATCCCGCCTCCGTGCAGGGCATCGAGCACGTCGCCGGGATCAAGGACACCGTGGCCGACGCCCTCAAGGGCACGCCGCTGGAGAACGCCCGTGTCTCATTGGCGGGCACCGCGGCGATGTATGCCGATATGCAACGCGGAGCCAACAACGATCTTGCCGTCGCCTGCCTGTCGGCGATGATCCTGATCTTTGCGATCATGCTGCTGATCACCAGAAGCGTGGTGGCTGCGCTGGTGATCGTCGGAACAGTGGCCGCCTCACTCGGCACGGCGTGCGGCCTGTCGGTTCTGCTCTGGCAGGACATCCTCGGACTCGGGGTGCAATGGATCGTCATTCCGCTGGCGGTCGTCATCCTGCTGGCCGTGGGCTCCGACTACAACCTGCTGGTGGTGTCCCGTCTCCGTGAGGAGATCCATGCCGGCCTCAACACCGGCATCATCAGGGGGATGGGCGCGACCGGCCGGGTGGTGACCTCAGCCGGGCTGGTGTTCGCCTTCACCATGATGTCCATGGTCGTCAGTGACCTGCGCGTGGTCGGTCAGATCGGCATGACCATTGGCATCGGCCTGCTGGTGGACACCCTGATCGTGCGGTCATTCATGACTCCGTCGATCGCTGCGGCACTGGGGCGCTGGTTCTGGTGGCCACTCAATACCTACAAGATCACCCACCCGCAACCGGCACCGCCCAAGTCAACGGACGATCCCGAAACCGAGCCAGTGGCGGTCGCTCCGGCAGAATGA
- a CDS encoding MmpS family transport accessory protein — protein sequence MLRLLRRAWIPLLLVVVVAIGGYAIVRIKEGLNPPAATNADGNADNTAPFNPKKITYEITGGVGGTATIDYLDENGQPHHVETALPWSYSIVTTLPSMSANIVAQASPATDGLRCRVVVDGQVRDDRSTDEYQPFIYCLVKSV from the coding sequence GTGTTGCGACTTCTTCGGCGGGCATGGATCCCGCTGCTTCTGGTCGTCGTCGTCGCGATCGGCGGCTACGCGATCGTCAGGATCAAAGAGGGACTCAACCCGCCGGCAGCCACTAACGCTGACGGCAACGCCGACAACACCGCTCCGTTCAATCCCAAGAAGATCACCTACGAGATCACCGGTGGCGTGGGCGGTACGGCGACGATCGACTACCTCGACGAAAACGGCCAACCCCATCACGTGGAGACCGCCCTGCCCTGGTCGTACTCGATCGTCACCACCCTGCCGTCGATGTCGGCCAACATTGTGGCGCAGGCGAGCCCGGCGACCGATGGGTTGCGGTGCCGGGTGGTCGTCGACGGACAGGTTCGCGATGACCGCAGCACCGACGAGTACCAACCGTTCATCTACTGCTTGGTGAAATCCGTATGA
- a CDS encoding STAS domain-containing protein, which produces MTTPLTVQTRREEDTVVLEAVGEIDASNVSRFAEALDTATSQATDKLVVDLSAVEYLDSAAINVLVPHAESLHIVANPLLLRAFQVSGLAALARIDEAARDGNH; this is translated from the coding sequence TTGACCACGCCGCTGACCGTTCAGACCAGACGCGAGGAGGACACCGTCGTGCTGGAAGCGGTCGGCGAGATCGACGCCAGTAACGTCAGCAGGTTCGCCGAGGCGCTCGACACCGCCACATCGCAGGCCACCGACAAGCTGGTCGTGGACCTCAGTGCGGTGGAATACCTCGACAGCGCGGCCATCAATGTCCTTGTGCCGCATGCGGAATCACTGCACATCGTTGCCAACCCGCTGTTGTTGCGGGCGTTTCAGGTCAGCGGCCTCGCTGCGCTGGCCCGGATCGACGAAGCAGCGCGTGACGGGAATCACTGA